One Carya illinoinensis cultivar Pawnee chromosome 5, C.illinoinensisPawnee_v1, whole genome shotgun sequence genomic window, TTTTCTCTTCATGTGAAGGGCTTTTCCCTTATATAAACCCAAAAGTCCTTTTCCGAGATGATTTGGGGGGAAGTTCCTATCACGTCTCTCTCAGCATATTTTATCTCTTGAATCTTCTTATAACTTGGTGGATTTCTATTCTGAGTAGTACAACTGTGGCAAGTGGTATTTTGGATCATGAGGTAAGTAGGTTTAATTAATCTGGCATTTTTACTagagattttgaatttttctgaATTAAAAGTATGTATTGTACGGAAAATTCTTTTGCAtcatatagaaatattataacatctccaaataaattattatataatgaaatgtGTAACTTGAGCTTAAATTCGTATGTAATTAGTCTAGATACATTTATAGAAACTTTATGTGCATTGTAGTtacatcaaatgttatattagtTATATGAAAACATGTTTCAATTACTAATTTTTATTTGGGAGGATAATTACACTGAAAGACAATGAGAAGGTGTAGACCCTAAATAGAAAAGGGAAGGATAACTACATTGAAGGATATTTAAGAAGGTGTAGTTCCCAAAGGAAGAAGAGATTATGAGAAGGATATCTACCTTTGAAAGAGTAGTTTCCTTATGGAGAAAGTTTCTTTTCAGAATTACATAATTTAAGCAGTTTATTTTCATGGTGTATTAATCATGTTAATGgctattatttatttgatgtattgtttatttttaacaaGGCTCATATGTTATACTTAGCTTAATAAATCCTACTTACCAAGGCTTGGACTTACCATTCCAtctgtaaaattttattttacagatGTCACAAAGGAGcaagacaaaaaaaaagaacttagaTTGAAAGAGTTAGATTAAGACTGGTGGAATAAATGTCGATTATGGAATAGTATGAATTCTAGTTTGTGGcattttttatgaatgaataGTTTGAGTGAAATTTGGTGTTTTGaactctttttatatatatgtatataaaggTTTTCTCATAGTTCTTTTCTTGTTATTGTTTCGTTATCATGTCAATATAAACACCTCCAATTGTTAGAAAAATTGGGGGCATTACAATATGTAGCTTCTAGGCACACTACCCCGTCTAGGAGATAGCCGCCCTCGTTCAGCGATGCTCGAGCATCAAAGACTAGGCTCGAAAGTATTTCTTCTTGTCAGGCTTGGGTTGGGAGTATCCCACGGGGGACGAGGTTCACTAGGAGTACCCCGTTTGGGCAATCTGGGCATTTCTCCCTTCCACCCAAAGTCTATGCATCTAGCTAACCTGAAAGGAGGAGGCTAGGTTAGAGACAGTGATAGCTTGGGTGTTAGCCCACTCTGCCAACTAGAAGATCAACTTGGCCCTCTTCAATGTCAACATATAGAGCTACATGTCCGTGCTTGATTGTCCGGTTGGAACTTCTTGGGCAAAATCTAGTCTCCTTATGGCCAAAAGTGTGCCTCCAACTCTTTCAGCAGCAAGGAGAAGCGGCCAAAGGTTCATTAGGACCTAGTAGGGGGGTTCCCAATGGTAAGGCCGGTGGATCCCGCAATGGAGAAGATGCTCCCAAGAGAGGGGCTGTAGGATCCAGTCCCTCCTCTTCTCATAAGGAGTCGAGAGGTCAGGATTGAGGGTCTCGGGCAGAAGACAAGGAGTCCCGAGGCCAAGCAAGGGAGTCCACGAGCCATGTCGGGGGGTCCTGAGACTAGAGGGCCCCAGGACTAGGGTTTGAGGAGTTCGTGCACCTGGAGATCTCGATCCCTTCCACCTAGGTGAGCATGTCCTTTCTAAGTGGGTTGCACACTACGCTTgggccttcttcttctttatctttCCTTGCATGACCTTTGCCACTCTATTAGTCGAACCAGGGTTCTTGCTCAAGGAAGAAGACAACGCCGGTGATCTTCAGGTTGCCTTTCTTCAGCACCTTCGCTTATCCCAACCCCCGTGGGGCCAAGGTAGTGGAGCCGTTTGTGTCTTTCAAGGACACGCTTACTAGGGACTTGGCCTTGACCCGTGGCAAGACTAGGGACTCAGGTTTTTTATTCACCATTCGTACCAATGCCTCTTCCTTCCTTTCCTCTAGGAGATCTAGGCCCTCTGCTAACCTTTCGCTGTTAGTGTCTGGGTCAAAGTGCTAGACCCAATATTTGGGCATCCCTAATTCCACGAGAATCATTGCCTCACTCCCGTAAGTGAGGGTGAAAGGTCTCTCCCTGGTGGGGGTCTTGACAGTAGTTTAGTACGCCCATAATACATTCGGGAATTGTTCAACCCATCATTCTTTGTGAGCTCCCAACTTTTTCTTAAGGGTGGATAGCAGAATTTTGTTGGTTGCCTCAGCTTGTCTATTAGCTTGTAGGTGTCCCGACGACGAGTACTTCACATTGATCCCAAACCATTTCCGATAGTGTGAGTAGTCAAATTGCCTTCTAATGTCTAATATGAAGCTCTGGAGAATACCGAATCGGCAGACTACTAACTTCCATAGGAACTATGTAATGGCCCGGGTAGTAAGGGTTGACAGGGTCTCTGCTTTAACCCACTTTGTGAAATAGTTTACTGCCACGACTACAAATTTTGCCCCTCCTTTGGCTGCTAGGAACAAGACAATCAAGTCTAGTCCCTACTGCATGAAAGCTATAGGAAGGTGATTGAAGTCAGCTCCTTAGGTGGGTAATGCAGCACGGGCCCATGCTCTTGGCATTAcgggcattttttttttttgcaaagttCTTTGCGTCCTTGAGAGAGTGGGGCCAGTAGTACCTCGCCTAGGTTACCCTCTTAGCTAACACCCTTCCACCTGAATGGCTCCTGCAGATTCCCTAATGGATTTCAGCTGGCATGTACTAGGTTTCATTTGGTGAGAGGCACTTGAGAAGTGGCTACGAGAACCCCCCCATTTGGACAGGACCCTTCTAGTAGGGTGAACCGTGCGACCCTATTCCGGACTTTGTGCGCTTCTTCTGAGTCCCCTGGTAGTTTGCCTTCCTACAGAAATTCCATGATGTTCATGGCCCATTCGGAAAATGCCAAGGCAATGATAGATACCTCAGCCCTGATGGACGAGGCGTCGATCATTCTAACCACAAGGTACTTGGGAAGAGGAAGCTTCTCAGGTCCTGATGCGGCCTTTGCTAGTCGGTTTTCTGTTTGGTTCTTTCCTCTTAGGATTTGTTTAATGTGGAAATAGAGGAAGAGGTCGCACTCCTCGCAAAGTAGCTGGAGGTGATTCTTTAGCTTTTCTCCCTTTGTGGTGAATTGTTCCAACACCTAGCAAACGACCACTTGGGATTTGGCCCTTACCTCCACTTCCTTAACTTGCAATAGACGAGCAACTAGCATCCCGACTTATAGTGCTTCATACTCAATCTCATTGTTGGTTACTTTAAGGACCAGTTTCACTACATAGTTGTGCTCTTCTCCCTGTTCGGTCACTATGTGCACCTCTATGCCCCCACCAACCAGGTAGGAAAATTCGTCTACATAGACCAGCCAGGGCTTTGCTTAAGGTGCAACCGAAACCTCTTCTGGGAAACTGGAGAACTTTGCAACGAAGTCTGCCAACAACTAGCTTTTGATTTCCATGCGGGTTAGGTACTCTATGTCAAATTCACTTAGCTCGATTGCCCACTTGGCGAGCCGGCTAGATGTATACATCTTTTGCAGGATCTTCTTGAGGGGAACATTGGTGAGCACTTTCATCGGGTGGGCTTGGAAGTATGGCCTTAGTCTTCTTGCAGCAACGACTAGTGTGAACACTAACATTTCGATCCACAGGTACCTAGTCTCGACTCCGCAGAATGTTTGACTCATGTAGCAAACAGGCCGTTGTCCTTCCTCAGCTTCACGAACCAATACTATCGATACGGCGTGTGGCCAGGTACACGATCAAATTCTCGTCCAGCTTCATCACAAGCCGCATCCCATTCTTGGGCCTTCCTCTGAACTTTGAAGAATGGGAGACACCAGTCGGTCGATCGAGTAATAAAGCGATTTAAGGATGCCACCCAATTGGTAAGCCTCTGGACCTTGTGAAGGTTGCAGGGGGCATCCATACTATTGCTTTAACTTTTTTTGGGTCAGTCTCGATCCCTCGCTCAAAGGCCAAAAAGCCTAGAAATTTCCTTAAATCCACTATGAATGCACACTTCGACGGGTTGAGTTTCATTTGGTACCGCCAAGTGTTATTCGGGCTTTTTGCTTTTGACCAATAGGTGATCCATATATACCTCCATGTTCTGGCCAATTTGTTGTTTGAAATCCGGTTGACTAGCCGCTAGTAAGTAGAGCCATAATTCTTTAGGCCGAACAACATGGCCTTGTAGTAATAGAGTCCTCAGACTGTGATGAAGGCTATCTTTTCTTCATCATCCAAGCTTATCTGGATCTAGTTGTACCCAGAGTACGCATCCATGCAGCTGATGAGCGTGTGCCCTGCCATTAAGTCCACAATTAGGTTAACGCAAGGGAGTGGGAAGCTGTCATTTGGGCAAACTTTGTTCAGGTCGGTGAAGCCGACACACATCTGCCACTTTTTGCTTGCCTTCTTCACTAGGATCATGTTGGAGAGCCACTCCGGATAGTGGTCTTCTCAAATGAGCCACACCAGTCGGTCTACCTCCTCGACTATGCCTGCATACTTCTCGTTGCTGAAGTTTTGGTGTTTCTGTTTGACTTTCCTGGTCTTAGGATCTATGCAGAGGCGGTGTTCAATGATGGAGTTGTCAATTTTGGGCATCTTCTTATGACTCCAAGCGAACACGTCCTAGTGCTCAATAAGGAGCAGCTTCTGAGCCAACCTTAGTTCGGCGTCTAGCTTGGTCCCAACTCAAACTGTCTGCTCAAGCCTTTGTTAGTTAATCGACACCAGCTCGTTTGGCTCAGCCTATCGGAGGGCCTGCTCATCTCAGACTTCCTTCATCCCACTCGACCAGGTCTTGTAGCAAGGGTGTCCTGGTTGTCTCACCCACTTCTCGATTGTCTAGACTTCCTTGACCTCATGTTTGAGCTCTCAAACATAGCACTCCCAAGTGAGCACTTGTTTGCCGTGGACTTCCCCCACTCTTAAGTCCATGGGAAACTTCATCTTGGGGTGCTAGGTGAAGGTTACTACCCTTAAATTGCTCAGGGTCAGGCGCCCCAATATTGTGTTTTACGAAGAGGGGGCTTTGACTACCAGGAAGTTGGCCATCATTGCAGCAGTCCTGGGGGCCCTCTTGACCAGGATAAACAAGGTGATAGCTCCCATTGGTTGAACAATATCGCTCATGAAACCTTTGAGCAACATAGGGGCCGAGTGTAATCGGTTTAGGCTGATTCTCATTCTAACGAAAGCTTCACATAATAAAATGTTCATCGAACTGCCATTGTTGATCAAAACCCTCTGAGTGTAAAGTTCATGATTTGCATTGTCACCACCAACACATCGTCGTGTGGGTGGAAGATgccttcttcattcttcttgCCGAAGGTTATTGTGATGCTCCTAGACTACTTTTTGGCCTGGCAGACACCCTCTTGGTTGTGAACACTACCTCATACCACACTCTTTGAATGTGATCGCTCTGGGCCAATGAGGTGGTTCCTCCTCCTGCGTATCCTCCCACGATTGTGCAAATCTCCCTAACTAGGTCATCCGTCCTCACAGGGCACCTATGCCACGGGCTCCTCTGAGCCTCCCTTCTCACTCCTTGTCTCCTTGGGCTCATACTCTACCTGTACCCTAGATGGCCACCCTCACGCTGCTCTTGCCAATCTTCTAACCGCTGTTGCTAGTTCTGCAGGTCTTCCAAGAATTCCCTCCTCTACTTCAGAGTATAGTAGTCCTCAATGCCATGTTGGTCAATCATGTGGTAGGCACATTACATATTTCCAGCCCGTTTTTCCTCGTCGTGGTTTCCTTCAAAAGCTTGGTGCTTATTCCCCCTTTACAAACATGGTCGCATGGGCATGGGGCCTATCGCATTTTCAGGCCGGTGCTTCCCTCCTCATTTTCATCTACAGGACTCCTCTCTTCCCTCATTTGTGGCTGGGCCCCCATTTTTGTCCCACACCTTTCCTGTCCACTTGCTCTAGCTCGGACTGCCAGGGAGCCTTCAAGATCTTGAGGGTGTCTTTAGCATTGATGAATCCATCTGCTGGGTCCATAAACTCTCTTAGGATTGTGGGGCTACTTCGCTCTATCTCAGCCATGAACAGGTTTCGAGGCCACATCCCCCCCTAACAACGTTGCCTAGGTGATTTTCTCACCCTTGTCATATGTGGTCATGCGACCCTGATTGAACCGTGAGAGGTACGACTTTAGGCTCTCTACATCCCACTATTTCACCATCATGAGGTGGGCTGCCGAGTGTCTCCTCTTCCAGCTCACCATAAACTACGATGTGAAGAGGCAGTCTAATTTGTCGAAGTTGTCCATGGTCCCCGGTGGTAGGGACCCAAACCGGGTTTGTATGGCTCCCTTCAAGGACAATGGGAAAGCTCGACAAGCGATCTCTCCCAGGAAACCGTGTAAGGTCATGTGGGCTTTAAATATGTCCAGATGCTCTAGTAGGTCCTTGGACCCATCATAGACCTCCATCTTGGGGACTTTGAACTTGGCCGAGAGAGGCACAACCATAACCCGTGCATTATACGTCAAGTCACTGTTGATGAGTAGTTGATCCACGATGGGGTGCCCATCTGCTTGGCCATCTTTGTGTATTTGTCTCCAAGCTCTCGGAGTTTGAAGTACATTTTACGTCTATCTCCTTGGCTGTGGTGTCCCTGGGGGCAAGTCGTGACTCGACATGTTCGTTGCTGCTAGGTTCTCCTCCTCTTGCTAGTTTCTTTTATGGTCCGCCTAGGTGCCATGTTCTCATTTCCTCCATCAGCTTCTTTATTGTCTCCCTCATCTCCTCAAGTCTTGCCTCCATTGTTTCGTCCTACTCCCCTTCTCTCCATGTGATTTGGAGCCATGTTGGTGCCAACATGTGAAGTACACTCTGGTGCCAACATGTGAAATACACTCTTCTGTAGGAAGAAATCCCATAGAGGGCGCCAttgttgatgttgtgttttacaACCCGAGCAGTACAAAGGTGGCCCAATGCCGAAACCTGCAACCAAAAAGACAAGTGGGCATCAAGGTGGCCCAGGGTCCCTCCATTGCCAAAGTTAGATGGTATTTCTTGCGAGCTATAGAGAAAGGTAAAAGTGCACGAGGATGAAGAAGAGATCCCCCCTTCTGCGAGGGAGGGGGTATTTATACCTATCCTGGTTCTACTGAAGGGAGAGATTGTGGGGTGCCAGTTTATACTCGAGTCGTTCCTACCGTCTGCCTAGTTACAGCGTGTCAGGACATGGTAATGGCGATCATTGGCTctacggagagagagagagagagagagagagagagagagagagagagagagagagagagagagagagagagagagagagattggggggggggggggggggaggcacATCGTGGCATGCTTAATTCTGGCGGCATTAAATATGGCGTGCCCCTAGTCAGGTGCACCCACTCCATGCTTACTTCAACCGGCTGAGTGACAGTGTAAGGACTACTTCTGTCCCTGCTTGCCGAGTCTTGTTGGCTAGTGATGGTGTCAGGCAATATCCACTTGGCACATGCCTTTCAGCTACTCTTGCTACTGAGTCTTGGGCCTTCCCATGTTCCATGGGCCAAGCCGATCCCGGGGATAACTTCCCATCTTACTGAATCGATCTCCTCCCGCACTACAAGAGATAATTTAAAGGTTGTGACCCAAATTATGATATCATTCATTTGGGTTTAATTATAATGATTGGTAcaaaatttttaatcaaattatcTCCCGGACTACAAGAGATAATTTCaaggattttcaaattttggGTTTAATTATGATATCAGATAGTatcatttgattaaaaatattaaaacttaattatttcatataaaatttaaatgttaCACTGTAacacttaaaaaattataaaaaaaattttgaaaagacattttcattcatttaagagaatttagaaatttaaagaattgaAAACAAAACATGATTACTGACATTGTGCATAATAAGGTTTATTCTACAGCTTTTTAATCAACAAAAGTTAGAGattgaaactgaaaaaaaacacagagagagagagagagagagagagagagagagagagagtttctacAAATTAGGTATATATCCTACCCATCCGGAAACCGGGGCGTTACGTCGTTGCTCTTCCGCCACTAGTGCACATTATAGGCTAATTCCATGATCGTCATGTTTCTCGCGTCAGGAATAAACTCAGCAGCGcgcactttcttttcttctctctctaaaattaaCGTGTTTTGACCAGTCTGTTGACTCATCATGCTCCCACTTACTTTTATTGTGCATATATACACACTCACAGAAAATGTAGCCTTACCTTCTCCGTATCGAACTCATTTTCATAACACTTATTTTCCTCCTTTGTGCCATGAGAACGGttatggagaagaagaagaccagTGCTTGTGTGGTCCTTTTGCATTGGTATCTTTCCTTAGCAACTACCATGTCCACTCCTTGTCATGGAAATCGAAATCATGTCATCTCATGcacaaaaagagaaagagaagctCTTCTGAGTTTCAGAGAGAGTATCAGAGATCCTTCCAATCAACTCTCATCTTGGGTTGGTGAAGAGTGTTGCATGTGGAAACGAATTAGCTGTGACAATATGACTGGGCATGTTGTCATGCTAGACCTCCGAAATCCAAAAGATCCCATTACTGCATTTGACGCTTTTAACCAGTCAAAGTTGGGAGGGGTCATAAATGATTCTCTTTTCGAATTAAAACATCTTCGATATTTGGACTTGAGTTTTAATGGTTTCGAGGGTGCGATTCCTCCTCAATTGTCAAATCTCTCGAACTTACGTTATCTTAACATCCGAGGTCTCGACTTGAGTGTTGATGATCTAGAATGGTTATCACATCTGTCGTCGCTAAAATTTCTGGATATGAGTGAGATATCTCTTGATGCAGCCCCAAACTGGTTACAGGTGATGAACATGCTTCCTTCTTTGTCAGAATTACACTTGTCTGGTTGTCAGCTTCATAACTACGATCCCATGATTTCTAACGTTAATTTTTCGTATCTCAACGTTCTTGATCTTTCCTTCAACAAATTTTCGGATTCAAAATTTGCCTGGTTATATAATCTTACTTCTCTTGTTACCCTCAATTTAGATTCTTGTGCCATTCAGGTTCAAATTCAAGTtatttttgaaaacatgattcaCATGTCTAAACTGAGAAATCTAAATCTTTCTGGTAACAACATCTTTAACACACGATCTGACTGGTTATACAATATAACTTCTCTTGAAAAACTTGATCTTTCATATAACCAAATTCAAGGTGTCCTCCCTAGTGTCATTGGGCAGTTTTCCCAACTGACCTATCTTGATCTATCAAAGAATAAGCTAGAAGGAAGTTTACCTAGATCCTTGGTAAATCTTTGTAATCTGCAGCATTTAGATTTATCTAGCAACAAACTCGAGGGAGGTATCAATGAACTTTTAGGACACTCGTCTGCATGTAGCATAACAAATTTACAGTTTTTAAGTCTGGCCATGAATCAACTTTCGGGTACTCTTCCCGATCACTTGGGGAAACATGAAAAAATATCTGTTCTCTTACTTTACTCGAACAAATTTTCTGGTCCAATTCCCGAGTCTATAGGGAAACTGTCATCATTGAAGGTTTTATTCATCTTTGACAACAAATTAAACGGGACGATACCTGAAAGTTTTGGGCAGCTTTCAAATCTTGAAGAGATAGACATTTCTCACAACGTTTTGAAGGGTTCTGTCTCTTACATGCATCTTTCCAAGTTGACAAGATTGAAAACCTTTTCGGCCTCTTCAAACCCCTTGACTTTGAATGTAAGCTCTAATTGGGTTCCTCCTTTTCGACTTCAAAATCTTAAGATGGAATCATGGAAACTAGGGCCACGATTTCCTGCATGGCTTCAATCACAAGATGAGCTTCAAGTGCTAGATTTATCGAATACAGGTATTTCAGATGTAATCC contains:
- the LOC122310448 gene encoding receptor-like protein EIX2 is translated as MEKKKTSACVVLLHWYLSLATTMSTPCHGNRNHVISCTKREREALLSFRESIRDPSNQLSSWVGEECCMWKRISCDNMTGHVVMLDLRNPKDPITAFDAFNQSKLGGVINDSLFELKHLRYLDLSFNGFEGAIPPQLSNLSNLRYLNIRGLDLSVDDLEWLSHLSSLKFLDMSEISLDAAPNWLQVMNMLPSLSELHLSGCQLHNYDPMISNVNFSYLNVLDLSFNKFSDSKFAWLYNLTSLVTLNLDSCAIQVQIQVIFENMIHMSKLRNLNLSGNNIFNTRSDWLYNITSLEKLDLSYNQIQGVLPSVIGQFSQLTYLDLSKNKLEGSLPRSLVNLCNLQHLDLSSNKLEGGINELLGHSSACSITNLQFLSLAMNQLSGTLPDHLGKHEKISVLLLYSNKFSGPIPESIGKLSSLKVLFIFDNKLNGTIPESFGQLSNLEEIDISHNVLKGSVSYMHLSKLTRLKTFSASSNPLTLNVSSNWVPPFRLQNLKMESWKLGPRFPAWLQSQDELQVLDLSNTGISDVIPPWFWNHFPKIRRLDLSRNQIRGSIPSLSFVREVYLGSNNFTGPLPNISSTISGLDLSNNTFSGSLDLIVCEQKDRMNDLVILDVSRNLLSGEIPDCWMNYSNLQVLNLGANKLTGNVPSSLGKLSSLQSLSLNKNNLSGSLPFSLQSFKELELLDLSENHFTGGLPNIRDWGNTSDKLKVIVLRSNKFDGGIPRELCHLNFLHILDLAHNNLSGHIPPCFGNFSAMRSQDSTRDFNFLTEKAYLVTKRKEYEYRKMLPLVTSMDLSCNSLSGHIPEELTNLYAMRFLNLSYNQLRGNIPERIGGMTSLETLDISMNQLTGAIPHSMASLTLLSHLNLSYNHFSGRIPKGSQFQTFTALSFSGNRDLCGFPLTVKCNEDWNGVDTNVDNDKNGGWIEMRWFYLSTPLGFVVGFWGVLGPLAFNRAWRCAYFKFFDDLKYKLFG